CCCACGGGACCCATTTATGGGTAGTAAGTAACAGATGCATGGCTGGCAGGCCAATCTAAAACGCACTTGTGCGTCGCCAGTATTATAAGGGCTATGCCCGAAAATGAAATACCCCCCGTTTTACGGGGGGATATTTATTGCGCTAATCACTATTCTTTATACTTCGCCCAGATCTTGTCGGTTACGTACTGCTTGCCGAAGAGCGCGTCGTACTGGAATAAATGCTGACGTTCCAGCTCGGCGTTCTCCTCTTCGGTGACGGAGCCGCTTTCCGCGATGCTTCCGTCGCCGCGAAGGTAGTAGTCGCCGCCGGTGCCCTTGACGAGTTCGCTCTGCTGAAGCAGGTATTTGAAGTATACGGGCTGCGGCAGGGAATAGATCTCGGTCATATACGGGATCAGGTAGTAGGTGCTCAGCGACGTATCCGGGCTTGCGGAAACGTCCGTGTAGTTGTCCCAGATGACGAAGGGAGGGGTGTGCAGGTCGTAGAAGCCGGGGAGCGTATCGGAGGTATTCTTCGTGTAGCCCGCGGCATAATAAGAGGAGTCCTTATTGCCGAAGGAACCGAGGTGGTCGCCGAAGAACATGATTATCGTCGGTTCGCCGCAGGTCGAGAAGTAATCGGTCAGTTGCCTGAGCATATCGTCAGCGAACTTGATGCTCGTAGCGTAGCTGCGTATCGCTCCGAAGACGCGGCTCGAAAGGTCTGCGCTGCCGTCGGTGGCGTTTATCATCGTCGCTTCGTCGTAGTCGCCGCCGCCGTAACTGCCGTGGTTCTGCATCGTCACGGTGAAGTTGAAGAAGGGCTTGCCGGTAGCGCGGTTCTCTTCATACTGGCTGATGATCATATCCGCGGTCGATTCGTCGCTGACGTAGGTGCGCATGCGGAGCGGCAGGTAGAAATCCGGCTCGGAGACGAACTTCTCGAAGCCGATAAGCGGATATACGTTGTCGCGGTTCCAGAAGTGCGGCCCGTAGGAATGTATCGCAACGGTGGAGTAGCCCAGCTCGTCGCGCAGGAAGCTGACGTAGCTCGGTGTGACCTTTTTGACGTGCTGCTGGTATGGTGTGGAGCTTGCGGGAAGGTAGCGCAGACTGTAGCCGGTCAGCAGCTCAAACTCAACGTTCGCCGTGCCGCCGCCGAACTGCGGCGTGAAGTGCGTTCCGCCGGTCTTTGTCCGGGTCGTTTCGTGCAGCGTAGGCGTCGTGGACTGCTCGAAGTTGATATACGCGAACTTGTCTGCGTCCGCGAAGGATTCGTTCATAACTATAATGATGTTCGGCTTTTCGTCGCCGTTTGCGGTATACGCCTCGTTCAGTTCCGCAATCACCTCGTCGTATGTCGCCTGTGCGGAGTCCTCGCCGTAGCCCGAGGGTTTCTCTGGGATGACGTAGGGGATGTTCGCGAGGAAGTTTACCAAAAAGCCGTTGTTGTTCCGCGTGTTCAGCTGCTTCCACTGATAAGCGGTCAGCCCTGTTGCCTTCAGGAAAGCGGGGTTGAGGAATGTTCCGAAGAATCCGGCGACGGTGACGGCAAGCGTGACGGCGGCGATTATCGCGCCGTTGCGCAGGCGTATCATCAGCCCGTTTCTGCGTATCACGAGCTTGTCGAAAAAGAAGAGGCCGACGGTTATCGCGGCTGTCAGCACTATTGCCGCTATCAGTCCGACCGTTATTTCGAGCTCGAGCATCCCGACGGTTTCAGCGGCTTCGGTTATTATCGTGAAGTCGCAGGGGAGTATCGTTTCGCCGCGGATGCTTACCTTCAGATAGTCGAAGTAGTTAAAGGCGCAGAAAACCAACGAAATCGGCAGGAATGCGATCCAGGTCCTTCTGACCAGAAAGAAAAGCACCAGCATAGGCATATAGACCATAAGAGTGTTCATTACGAACGCCCAGCCGCTCGGCATGAGAAACGCGCGCAGGAAGGTGCCTTCGCTGACGATGCACATTATAACGGTCAGAAGATTCGCGGCGATCAGAAGTATCGCGACCGGCGCTATGTATTTTTCAATTGTCTCTTTTGTCAGTTTTTGCCTTATGCGCATTGATAATCGGCTCCTTTTCGGCTCCGTATCTGCGGAGAAACGGTTTGATGATTTGAGCTGTCCGGCAAAAAGGAACGCCTCTGAAGCAGCGTTTTTTGCCGGCAAAATCCGAACTCTTACGAATATTCAGGAGATATGAGTAATATTCATATGAATATTACTCATATGGTATTTGCGTATGTTTACCCGTTTTATGTTGACAATGATACTGAAACCGCGGGGAAGTGCGGTTTTGCGGATATTTGCGGAGAGAATAAACGCTTTACTTGAAGCGACGACTATTCCGAAGCTATTTTACGGAAAAGCTCCGAGATGTGTTCATATTTTTTGAGGTATTCGGGATTATCCTCCGCGTCGTCCGGCGCGGTGCGTATATACATACGCAGTCCGGACGGCTCGGCGGTAGGCGGCTCCATATCGCCGCAGAGTTTCTTATATTCGGCGCGCACCTTCTGCGAGACTGCGCTTCCGGAGAAGGTGAAGTATTTGCTTTGCGGGTATCCGGATGGGAGGAGCTTGCTTACGTCGGCGACGCCGCCGGCGTTTTCGAGCAGCTTATACTTGCCTTCGTCGGTAATGAAGAGCAGCACTTCGCCGGTCATTATCTCCGCCTGGAAGCGCTGGTTGTAGGAAAAGTTGAGCTGTGGGTTTCCCGCGTTCGTGGAAAGCCCCATAACCTGCACGTTGACCTTTCCGTCGCCGTTCCAATCGTCGATGTATTCTTTAAGCACGTTTTCGTATGCGTAGACCTCGGTGTCGTATATGAAGAAATCGCCGGAGAGGATAACGGTCAGATCGTAATTTGTTTTTGAAAGACAACTTACGAGTCCGATCGTCAGCAGCACGGCGGCGAGTATCAGAGTTATGAATACGTATTTGTAGTAATAGCCGTATTGTTTGAACCAGTTGATGAGTTTTTTCATCGGTTTCCTTTCGTGGTGTGTTATACGGAGAGAAAAGGGAAATCCGCGGTCCGCGCGTACGGACCGCGGTCCTTTGCCATCGGCCTTTAGTCCTGCTGAAGCTCGAAATCATCCTTGCCGGCTCCGCAGAGCGGGCAGGTCCAGTCGTCGGGAAGGTCCGCGAACTTGACGCCCTCGGCCTCCTCGTCGTAAACGTAACCGCACAAAACGCATACGTACTTCATGATCGAATCCTCCTTTTGCATACCGGCATACCGCCGACTATGCGATTATAACATTATTCGGCATAAAAACGCAATACCTTTAATCAAAAAAGCCGCCCGAGGGACACTTGCCATAGAGCAGGCGTCCCTTGCGGTGCTTTTACGGGTGAGTGTGAATGGGACGTACGAAAAAAGAAATCGTTTATCTGTAACAACGTCGCGAGGCGGGGGGCAATCCCCGCCTCGATTTTGGATTATTAGTTAGTCCGGAATAAACTGTCTTGTTGAAGGCATATCCTGCCAGACGGTTCCGTCGGCGATGTAATATTTTCTCTCAATCACGCCGCTGACGGTGTGGTAATCAATAACAAAGACCTGACCGATCTGAAAACTGATAGGCGGGTAATTGTTGTACGGCAGAACCTCCCCAAGCTTTTTACAGTTCGCAAACTCGTTCCCGACATTTTCAAGCCGCCAGAACTCGCGCTTTGTCGCATAATCCGACCAGTACGACATATCCTGCTCGCCAAAGTAACTCGCCTCGTATTCTCTGTCCGCAACCGTCAGAGTGTCTTTTCTGATTGGAGACATTCCCCAGAGCACAAACTCCCTTGTCGAGGGCATATCCTGCCAGACGGTTCCGTCGGCAATATAATATTTTCTATCAATCGTGCCGTCGAATTTGTGATAGTCAACAACAAAAACCTGACCGATCTGAATATCCATCGGAGGATAATTGTTGTACGGCAGAACCTCCCGAAACTTTTTACAGTTCGCAAACTCGTTCCCGACATTTTCAAGCCGCCAGAACTCGCGCTTTGTCGCATAATCCGACCAGTACGACATATCCTGCTCGCCAAAGTAACTTGCGCTGTACTCTTTTCCGTCCACCATAATGCGTTCTGTTCTGATCTTATCCATAACGTTTTTTGCGCTAACTTGAAAAACAAGCTTCGGAAAAACCTTCAGAACGTTGCCACGGTCCGACGCATTGCCCGGATTAAATCCGTGAAAGCTTTGAAACGCTCTTGCAAATGATACCGGCGACTCATAACCGTATTTGAGTGCGGTAGCAAGCACCTTTGCGTTATCATATTTCAATTCCGTTCCCGCTTTTGTCAGTCTCCGCTTTCTGATATAATCGGAAATAGTAACTTCGGCTATAAGAGAAAACAATCTGCCTAGATCAAAGAACGAACAGCACGCGATTTGCGCAAGTTTCTCCTGTTCAATTTCTTCGGTCAGATGATTTTCAATATAGTCGATCACCGCGTTAAGCTTTTCCGCTGTGTTCATCATAGCGCTCATCTCCTTTCCGAGTCCATTATACAAAAAATCAGAACAAAAATCGCAACTTTTTCTGCAAAGATTGGTTTCAGTTTGTAGCCTTTTTTTCTTATTCTCTATTATAAACGACACCGTAAATCATTAATTCAATTCAAACCTCGGTACCACATCTTCTTTTGAATAACTCGACGTTATTTAGAATTCGTCCGAAATCATTATATCATAAAAATGTTATAATTTCCACTGCCTTCGGAAAATACTCTGACGTTTTTTCGTTCTTCGACCACATTTTTCCAAAACCCTCTTGACGAACATATCAATATTTTGTGTAATGCTATTTGCGGTTGGGTCGCTTTATGTAGGAAGAGTACGAAAATTGAATATCGCCGTCAACATATTAAGCGGCTTTACGTTTGACAATCCCTGCGGCGGGATACGAAAACGCCGCACACGTTTTGCTGCCCAAGGAACGAAATGCGCTTTTGATGACCGCAGGTTGTCAAAAGCGCTTTTGCGTTAGTTTCGAGGAAAACGACACGGAATGGATAAAAGCGAAAAAACTCGGGACGCCTGCTTTATCGCAGGCGTCCCGATCGGGCGGCTTTTTTGCGTTTGAAGTTATCAGTTGTTGCCGCTTGCCATCATCGAAGCGTAATAGGAGTTGTAGTAGGCGATCTGCTGGGAAACGACGGAAGCGACGTTGTTGTCCTCGTAGATATCGGAGGGGCTGTAGCGGCGGACTGCCGCGCTGCTTCTGTTTACGGCCGCTTCCTCGATCCACTTGTTCTCGACTTCTTCATACTTCTCGTTCTCGTAGTTGCTGATGAACTCGGAGAGCGCTTCGGTCATATATTCGGGCTTTTCGTACTTGTCGTAGGCCTTGATGATGTGCCAGCCGTAGGTGGATTCGCAGGAGGAAATTTCGCCGACGGCGAGATCCCATGCGGCAGTCTCGAACTCGCTGACCATATCGCCCTTCTTGAAGATATAGCCCTTGTCCTTGTCCATTCCGTCTTCGCTGTATTCCTCGACGAGCGCCTCGAAGTCTTCGCCGGCCTGGGCTCTGGCGAGCACTTCCTTGTAGGTGGCTTCGATCTCCGCCTTCTTCTCGTCGGCGGACTTTGTGACGTTGCCTTCTTCATCCTTATCGTCGGTCAGGCCCTGGGTCTTGAAGAGGATGTGCTTGACGCGGCGGTAATTCTCGTCGTATTCCTTCTTCTGATCCGCTTCGCTGACGCCGTTGCCGCTTTCTTCGCCGTAGAGCAGCTCCTTGAGGTGCTCCTGGATGATGCCGGCCTTGACGATGCGCTCATAGGTCTCGATGGAAACGCCCATCTCGTTGAGGTTTGTCTCGAGCTCGGCCTTGCCGCCGTTCTGGGCGTAGTTGGATTCGAGGGTGGCCTTGTCTTCGTCGGTGAACTCGATCTTGTACTCGGCGGCCTTCTTCTCCATGATGATGACCCAGGCGCAGTTCTCATACGCCTTGTCTATGACGTAATCCTTCGCGGGCTTGTTCTCAACGATCGCGTCCCAGAGGGTAGCAGGATTCTTGTCTTCGCTCGACTCGCTCGAAGATTCGGTGGAGGATGACTCGGTGGAGGACTCGGGCTCATCGGAAGAAGCGGGTTCCCCGGAGGATTCGGGCTCGGAGGATTCGGGCTCGGAGGATTCGGGCTCGGAGGATTCGGGCAGGGACGCCTCTTCGGAGGATTCGTCGCTGCTCTCGGAATACTCGCTGGAGAGCTGTCCGTACTGATACTGCTGCTCGAGGTTGAGGATGGCGGAGTGCAGGAAATAGATGTACATTCCGGCGGGGATATCTTCGCCTTCGACGGTTCCGGCGGTACGGGTAGCGAGTCCGCAGCCGCTGAAGGATACCGCTATGCCGCCGAGCAGGCAGGCGATAACGATGAGGGAAACGAGTTTCTTTACGGTTTTCATTTAGCTTGACATTCCTTTCTTATTTGGAGACGTCACCGGAATCGTCGATTTTAACTCATCCGGTACATATTGCGCCATTTTGTATTTATCTAACACTTCTTCAATTATACTCAAAGTTTGACGCTTGTCAACATTTTTTACGTAAAGATAGGGTTTTGCCCCGACTTTTACAGAAGCGTTCCTGCCGATAATGAGTGCGGCGCGGCCGAGAACGGCCTCATCCGGCTCGGTCGGGATGACGCATAATCCGCCGTTTCGGAAGGATATCTCGTCGAGCTCCAGGCGATTGCCGTCGGCGCGGAGCAGGGCGATCTTTATCAGGTCGGAAACGCACTTCGGCGGATCGCCGAAGCGGTCGTTCAGCTCAGCGGCGACGGAGTCCGCGTCCTCGCGAGAGGCGACGGCGGCGATTGCGCGGTAAAGCTCGATGCGCGTCAGCTCGGAGGCGACGTAGCTCTCGGGAATGTAGGCGGAGACGGGCAGGTTGACGAAGCAGTCGGCGTCGCGTACCTCGGGCGCCTCGCCCTTCTCGGCGCGCACGGCCTCGGCGAGCAGCTTCATATAGAGGTCGTAGCCGACAGCGTCCATATGGCCGCTCTGCTGGGAGCCGATGAGGTTGCCCGCGCCGCGTATTTCGAGGTCGCGCATCGCGATCCTGATGCCGCTGCCGAACTCGGTGAACTCGCGCAGCGCGGCGAGGCGCTTTTCGGAGACCTCGCTGAGCGCCTTATCCTTGCGGAAGGTGAAATAGGCGTAGGCGCGGCGCGCGCTTCTGCCGACTCTTCCGCGGAGCTGGTGAAGCTGCGAAAGCCCCATCAGGTCGGCGTTCTCGACGATGAGCGTGTTGACGTTCGGCACGTCGATGCCGGTTTCGATGATGGTGGTGCAGACGAGTATCTGTATATCTCCGGCGACGACCGCTGACCATATGTCCGACAGCTCGTCCTCGTCCATCTGTCCGTGGGCGACGGCGACGGCGGCGTTCGGGAAACGCTCCGCTATCCGCGCGGCGACGCGCTCGATGCCTTCGACGCGGTTGTAGAGGTAATAGACCTGTCCGCCGCGGGAAAGCTCGCGCTCGATCGCGCCGAATACGAGCTTCGGCGAGTACTCTGCGACGAAGGTCAGCACCGGCTGACGGTCAACGGGCGGCTCCTCGAGCATTGACAGATCGCGGATGCCGGAGAGCGCCATATTCAGCGTGCGCGGTATCGGAGTCGCGGAGAGCATCAGCGTGTCGACTCCCTTGCAGAGCTGGCGGAGCTTCTCCTTGCTCGCGACGCCGAAGCGCTGTTCCTCGTCGATGACGAGCAGGCCGAGGTTTTTGAAGCGAATGTCTTTTGAAAGTATGCGGTGTGTGCCGACGATGAGGTCGCATCTGCCGTCGGCGAGGCGTTTGAGTATTTCGTTCTGCTCCTTCTTCGTCTTGAAGCGGGAGAGGAACTCGATCTCGACCGGCATCCGCTCGAAGCGGCGCACGGCGGTGTTGTAATGCTGGAGCGCGAGCAGCGTGGTCGGCACGAGTATCGCCGCCTGCATACCGTCTGAGATGCACTTGAAGCATGCGCGGAGCGCGACTTCCGTCTTGCCGTAGCCGACGTCGCCGCAGAGTATGCGGTCCATCGGAACGGAGCTTTCCATGTCCGCCTTGACCTCCTCGGCGCAGCGGAGCTGGTCGTCCGTCTCTTCGAACGGGAACGCGGCCTCGAATTCGCGCTGCCACTCTCCGTCCGGGGAGAAGGCGTGGCCGGGGCGGCTGGTGCGCTCGGCGTAGAGCTTGATAAGCTCTTTTGCGAGGTCTTTTGCGGCGGCCTTCGCGCGCTTCGTGGCGTTTTTCCACGCGGTGCCGCCCATCTTGGAGAGCTGCACCGCGCCCTCGGCGTGTCCGCCGATGTATTTGGAGACGAGATCGAGCTGGTTGACCGGCACGAAGAGAGAGTCCGTTCCGGCGTATTTTATCTTGATATATTCCTTCGTAACGCCCTCGAACGTCAGCTGCTCGACGCCTTCGTAGCGCCCGATACCGTAGTAGGAATGTACGACGAGGTCGCCTTCGCGCAGGTCTGCGAGGGAGTTGACGGGGCTGCCTTTTTTGTGGAGCTTCGCGCGCTTTCTGCGCGCGTAGGGGAGCTCGCCGCAGGTAACGACGGCGGCGTTCGCGCTTTCGTATTCGACGCCGGAGGAGAAGAAGCCGTCGGTGACGGTGACGACGCCTGCGTCGATGCTTTCCGGCTCGTGCAGGAAGCGGGCGCCCACGCCGTTTTCGCGCAGGTATCCGGCGACGTATTCGGCGTTCTTTTCGCTGCCGGCGAAGAGAAGCACGCGGCTGCCCTTGCGCTTGTAGGAGCCCATTAGTTCGTCGAGCTGAGCCAGGCCGCCCTGCCACGCGCCCGTTGCGCGGACGGGCACGCGCTCCTCGAAGTCGCGCTTGAATTCGCCGGACGTGCGGCGCAGGTCTTCGAGCAGGAAGGAGGCCTTGCAGTTATAAACGGATACGAACTCCGCGTATTTCAGACGCAGCCCGTTCTCGCCGCCTCCGAGTGAGCCGCTCTCTATGAGCGCGGCCTGCTCCTCGCGCCAGGCGGTCGCGGATTCGCGCGCGCGTTCGGCGCAGGCGTGCGGCTCGGCGATGAAGACGAGCGCGTCTTCGCAGTAATCCGCGAGGGTCGCGGCTTCCGGCATTATGAGTTTCTGGTATTTATCCGCCGACGGCAGCCGCCCGAACGCGCGGAGGCGTTCGAGATCGGAGGCGGCGGAGGCGTCCTTTTTCGCGAGCGCGGCGAGGGCGGCTTCGAAGGCGTCCGCGTCGTCCGGCGCGCATTCGGCGCAGGGGGTTATCGCGCACTCCGTCAGCTTTTCTCCGCGGCGCTGGGTGAAGACGTCGAAGCGGTTGACGCTCTCAAGCGTGTTGTCGAAAAAGTCGAGGCGCAGGGGGCTGTCGGACGGCGGGTAGAAGTCGATGATGTCGCCGCGAAGCGCGAACTGCCCGACGCCCTCGACGGTGTCGACGCGTGTGTAGCCGCCGCCGGAGAGCGCGGAAACGACTGTGTCCGGCGGGTATTCACCGCCGGCTTTCAGCGGAAGGATGCGCCTCGCGAGCGTTTCGGGCGGCAGGGTGGTGTCCATACACGCGGCGGCGGGTGCGACGACGGCGTTTGCCTTGCCATCCAGCAGCGCGGAAAGCGCCGCGAGACGCGCGTGCGCGCTGTCGCGGCTGAAGCCCTCGACGCTGTCGAAAACGAAGTCGCGCTGCGGGAAGACGTACACTCCGTAGCCGAAGAGCGTCTCAAGGTCGTGCTTCATCGAAACGGCGGCCTTCTCGTCGGGAACGACCACGACGGCGGGCTTTCCCGTGTCCGCGGACAGCGCGAAAATAAGCTGCGCTTTTGCCGCCGCGGAAAGTCCGCATAGGTAGGCGCAGCTCTCTTTCTTTATTGCTTTTTCGAGTCGCGGGCGGCATTCGAGCTCGCTCACGAGCTTTCTCAAAGCGTCAATCATTTGATACCCATTTTTTTCTTAAGTCTTATATCCGTCCCGCAGAAAAATACCGGTGTGTAGTCGCCGGTCAGACGGGAGTAGACCGCGTCGGAGTAGCGTTCGCTGAGCTCCGGGATCGAAAGGTTTGTGCTGATTATAGTCGGAAGCGCGGACATGATGCGCGAATTTACTATCGTGTAAATGAAGGTGCGTGTGGAGGCGGTGTTGTGTTCGGCTCCGAGGTCGTCGAGTATCAGCAGATCGCAGGAGCAGACGGCCTCGGTCAGACCTTCGTCGCCTCTGCCGAAACGCTCGTTGTCGAGCTTCGTCATCAGCGTCGGAACGCTGTCATAGATAACGCCGAGTCCGGCGTCGACCGCTTCTTTGGCGACGGCGAGGGATAGGTGCGTTTTGCCGAGTCCGGTGCCGCCGGTGAAAAGCAGACTGTCGCGCCGCGTGCGTATTTCCGCAGCGTAGCGTTTGACGTAGGCGAGCACGTCGGTCATGCGCTCTCTCGGAGATTCCTCGAGCATTTCGTCCGTTTCTTCGGAGTAGTAACCGAGGTCGAAGTCATCGAAGGAGGTCAGCTTCAGACGGGAGGATGCGTTCAGCCGTTCGTAGGCGGTCAGCCGCAGCTCTTTTTTCAGGCAGTCGCACATCCTGCCGTCGATATAGTATTCGTCGCGGCACTTGTCGCATGCGTAAATTTCGTCGAGATAGTGCTCGTCGAGGCCTGCGTCGGCGAGCAGTTTTTCGCGCTCGGCACGGAGCGCGTGGTTTTTCTCCATGATTCTGTTGAAGGATTCGGCACTGTTGCCTGAACGCAGCGCGGCGAAAAGCGCGGATGAGGTGCCGCGAAGTTCGGCGTCGATCTCGCTGAAGCGGGGATTCGCTTCGCGAAGCAGCGCGCGTCTTTCTTCCGTTATCATGGAGCAGAGGTTATGCTTTTGCTTCAGGTGCGCCAGCGCTTCCTCGTATACGTCTCTGCCGTAGCTCATTCGGAGGCCTCCTTCAGCTTTTTGCGTCCCCATTCCTCATAGGCCTTTACGTCGGCTTTGGAGAAGGAACGGTTGGCGCCGTTCTTCTCCGGACGCGTATTTTCTTTTTCGAGGTCTTTCTTCTTTTTGATGCCCTGCTCGCGCCACTTTTTGAGTATGCCGTTCATATAGGCGAAGGACGCCTTGCCGGTGTTGTCGGCGGTGCGTTCGAAGGCGACGGTGATGAGGTCCCAGCCCATGCCCCATTCGTTTATCCAGCGCTGCAGGTGGGTTTTTTCGGAAGTAGTGAGGTTGCGCCCCTCGATACCGACTATGGATTTTATCTTCGTCTCCGCCTTGTCGGCGGCTTTCATTTCGGCCACCTTCTTCTCGGCGGTTTCGTAGCTGTCGATGCCCTCATCCTGCCAGGAATATGCGAGCTTTTCGACGTAACGCATATTCGGCTTGCCTATCGAAACGCAGTACTGCACCATCAGCAGAAATGCGTCGGCGGGGATGCCCGCCCAGCTGTAAACGGAGAAAAGCGCCTCCGTTTCGGAGCGGGTGAGCGTATGTCCGACGAGCTCCTGCGCGCGCTTTAGCAGGAAGGAGAGCGTCTCATCCGTCTCCGCCGCCTTCGCGACCTCGACGGCGCCGGTCTTCTTCCGCTCGGGCGCGGGAGCCGCCTTCGGCTCCGCGGGCGCGCCGAGCACGCCGCTGTCCTTCCAGTATTCGACTATCAGCTCGACAGCGGAAACGCTCGCGCCGCTGGCACGGCAAAGCTCCTCCACGGTGACCGCGCGCGGCGCGTGGCGGAGGATATAGAGCAGTATCTTCAGCTTTTTCTCGTCGGCGTCCTTCATGAATTCGTCCACCAGCGCGGACGGAACTCCGAAATAGGGCGACGGGGTGAAGTCGATCTTGGGCATCGTTACCTCTGTAAGTTCATCGGCTGACCGCGGTCAGCGCGGTTTTGTAAATAAGCTTAATACGCCTTGCCGAAATAGACGAGATTCTTCGCCTTTTTCCCGCAG
The genomic region above belongs to Clostridia bacterium and contains:
- a CDS encoding sulfatase-like hydrolase/transferase, translated to MRIRQKLTKETIEKYIAPVAILLIAANLLTVIMCIVSEGTFLRAFLMPSGWAFVMNTLMVYMPMLVLFFLVRRTWIAFLPISLVFCAFNYFDYLKVSIRGETILPCDFTIITEAAETVGMLELEITVGLIAAIVLTAAITVGLFFFDKLVIRRNGLMIRLRNGAIIAAVTLAVTVAGFFGTFLNPAFLKATGLTAYQWKQLNTRNNNGFLVNFLANIPYVIPEKPSGYGEDSAQATYDEVIAELNEAYTANGDEKPNIIIVMNESFADADKFAYINFEQSTTPTLHETTRTKTGGTHFTPQFGGGTANVEFELLTGYSLRYLPASSTPYQQHVKKVTPSYVSFLRDELGYSTVAIHSYGPHFWNRDNVYPLIGFEKFVSEPDFYLPLRMRTYVSDESTADMIISQYEENRATGKPFFNFTVTMQNHGSYGGGDYDEATMINATDGSADLSSRVFGAIRSYATSIKFADDMLRQLTDYFSTCGEPTIIMFFGDHLGSFGNKDSSYYAAGYTKNTSDTLPGFYDLHTPPFVIWDNYTDVSASPDTSLSTYYLIPYMTEIYSLPQPVYFKYLLQQSELVKGTGGDYYLRGDGSIAESGSVTEEENAELERQHLFQYDALFGKQYVTDKIWAKYKE
- a CDS encoding rubredoxin, which translates into the protein MMKYVCVLCGYVYDEEAEGVKFADLPDDWTCPLCGAGKDDFELQQD
- a CDS encoding helix-turn-helix transcriptional regulator; its protein translation is MMNTAEKLNAVIDYIENHLTEEIEQEKLAQIACCSFFDLGRLFSLIAEVTISDYIRKRRLTKAGTELKYDNAKVLATALKYGYESPVSFARAFQSFHGFNPGNASDRGNVLKVFPKLVFQVSAKNVMDKIRTERIMVDGKEYSASYFGEQDMSYWSDYATKREFWRLENVGNEFANCKKFREVLPYNNYPPMDIQIGQVFVVDYHKFDGTIDRKYYIADGTVWQDMPSTREFVLWGMSPIRKDTLTVADREYEASYFGEQDMSYWSDYATKREFWRLENVGNEFANCKKLGEVLPYNNYPPISFQIGQVFVIDYHTVSGVIERKYYIADGTVWQDMPSTRQFIPD
- a CDS encoding peptidylprolyl isomerase; the encoded protein is MKTVKKLVSLIVIACLLGGIAVSFSGCGLATRTAGTVEGEDIPAGMYIYFLHSAILNLEQQYQYGQLSSEYSESSDESSEEASLPESSEPESSEPESSEPESSGEPASSDEPESSTESSSTESSSESSEDKNPATLWDAIVENKPAKDYVIDKAYENCAWVIIMEKKAAEYKIEFTDEDKATLESNYAQNGGKAELETNLNEMGVSIETYERIVKAGIIQEHLKELLYGEESGNGVSEADQKKEYDENYRRVKHILFKTQGLTDDKDEEGNVTKSADEKKAEIEATYKEVLARAQAGEDFEALVEEYSEDGMDKDKGYIFKKGDMVSEFETAAWDLAVGEISSCESTYGWHIIKAYDKYEKPEYMTEALSEFISNYENEKYEEVENKWIEEAAVNRSSAAVRRYSPSDIYEDNNVASVVSQQIAYYNSYYASMMASGNN
- the mfd gene encoding transcription-repair coupling factor, coding for MIDALRKLVSELECRPRLEKAIKKESCAYLCGLSAAAKAQLIFALSADTGKPAVVVVPDEKAAVSMKHDLETLFGYGVYVFPQRDFVFDSVEGFSRDSAHARLAALSALLDGKANAVVAPAAACMDTTLPPETLARRILPLKAGGEYPPDTVVSALSGGGYTRVDTVEGVGQFALRGDIIDFYPPSDSPLRLDFFDNTLESVNRFDVFTQRRGEKLTECAITPCAECAPDDADAFEAALAALAKKDASAASDLERLRAFGRLPSADKYQKLIMPEAATLADYCEDALVFIAEPHACAERARESATAWREEQAALIESGSLGGGENGLRLKYAEFVSVYNCKASFLLEDLRRTSGEFKRDFEERVPVRATGAWQGGLAQLDELMGSYKRKGSRVLLFAGSEKNAEYVAGYLRENGVGARFLHEPESIDAGVVTVTDGFFSSGVEYESANAAVVTCGELPYARRKRAKLHKKGSPVNSLADLREGDLVVHSYYGIGRYEGVEQLTFEGVTKEYIKIKYAGTDSLFVPVNQLDLVSKYIGGHAEGAVQLSKMGGTAWKNATKRAKAAAKDLAKELIKLYAERTSRPGHAFSPDGEWQREFEAAFPFEETDDQLRCAEEVKADMESSVPMDRILCGDVGYGKTEVALRACFKCISDGMQAAILVPTTLLALQHYNTAVRRFERMPVEIEFLSRFKTKKEQNEILKRLADGRCDLIVGTHRILSKDIRFKNLGLLVIDEEQRFGVASKEKLRQLCKGVDTLMLSATPIPRTLNMALSGIRDLSMLEEPPVDRQPVLTFVAEYSPKLVFGAIERELSRGGQVYYLYNRVEGIERVAARIAERFPNAAVAVAHGQMDEDELSDIWSAVVAGDIQILVCTTIIETGIDVPNVNTLIVENADLMGLSQLHQLRGRVGRSARRAYAYFTFRKDKALSEVSEKRLAALREFTEFGSGIRIAMRDLEIRGAGNLIGSQQSGHMDAVGYDLYMKLLAEAVRAEKGEAPEVRDADCFVNLPVSAYIPESYVASELTRIELYRAIAAVASREDADSVAAELNDRFGDPPKCVSDLIKIALLRADGNRLELDEISFRNGGLCVIPTEPDEAVLGRAALIIGRNASVKVGAKPYLYVKNVDKRQTLSIIEEVLDKYKMAQYVPDELKSTIPVTSPNKKGMSS
- a CDS encoding ATP-binding protein, producing the protein MSYGRDVYEEALAHLKQKHNLCSMITEERRALLREANPRFSEIDAELRGTSSALFAALRSGNSAESFNRIMEKNHALRAEREKLLADAGLDEHYLDEIYACDKCRDEYYIDGRMCDCLKKELRLTAYERLNASSRLKLTSFDDFDLGYYSEETDEMLEESPRERMTDVLAYVKRYAAEIRTRRDSLLFTGGTGLGKTHLSLAVAKEAVDAGLGVIYDSVPTLMTKLDNERFGRGDEGLTEAVCSCDLLILDDLGAEHNTASTRTFIYTIVNSRIMSALPTIISTNLSIPELSERYSDAVYSRLTGDYTPVFFCGTDIRLKKKMGIK
- a CDS encoding DnaD domain protein, whose protein sequence is MPKIDFTPSPYFGVPSALVDEFMKDADEKKLKILLYILRHAPRAVTVEELCRASGASVSAVELIVEYWKDSGVLGAPAEPKAAPAPERKKTGAVEVAKAAETDETLSFLLKRAQELVGHTLTRSETEALFSVYSWAGIPADAFLLMVQYCVSIGKPNMRYVEKLAYSWQDEGIDSYETAEKKVAEMKAADKAETKIKSIVGIEGRNLTTSEKTHLQRWINEWGMGWDLITVAFERTADNTGKASFAYMNGILKKWREQGIKKKKDLEKENTRPEKNGANRSFSKADVKAYEEWGRKKLKEASE